The following nucleotide sequence is from Candidatus Deferrimicrobiaceae bacterium.
AGCGTCTTTGACATGGAAGCGATCAACCGATCTCCGTAGGGAAGCAACCTAACTACCTGTGGTGGATACGAATTTCATGCGAATTCTGATCAGAACGCCACGATCAGGACGCCTGCGGTAACGGCGATCTGGTACAGGTTGCAGGGAGGAGGGAAAAGAACGATGACAGGAGTTCCGCCGGGATTTTCGATTACGCAACTTGGAAACTGATCGTCTTCAGATTGGGCAGGGGAACCCTTTTGCCGACCCCTAAAATTTCCACCCCGACGACTTGGTCCTGCTCGTCATAATCGAGGATGATCCCGGGCTGCACCTCCCTGGATTCCACGATCCTGGAATCGTCGAGGCGCCAATACAGCGCATCCGCTTTTTCGTCGTAGTGGATCCTCATATCTTCTCCTTCATCGCACGGTCGATGAACGCGGTAACGACACGCCGAGGGCTTACCGAGTGATTATATATCACTCGTAGAACTCGTCCCCCAAATTCCGGGATAGGTGCCATCGCGTGCGTCAGGTCCGGATCCGACGGATCTCCCGCCACTTTCCGGGGATTCTCCAGAACACGCTGAACCCATTCCGTCTCGATGCCCCTTTCCGACATCACCAACAACGCGTGTGCCGTATATTCGACGAACGGTCCCTCCATTTCAGAACGCCACGATCAGGACGCCCGCGGTGACGGCGATCCGGTGAAGGACCTGGCCGACATTTTGCCCTTCTCGCTGTCAGGCCGGGCCGAACTCGCGGAGAAGGGCAACGCTGCCATGTCCGGAGGCTTTCCGGTAATACGCTTCGTCGGCCGTGAGCATCGTCCCCCCGTTCCGCAGGGCGACCGCATGGTACGCGGCGTCGTAGAAGGTGACGCCGCAGCGTTGCACCAACCGGAATGCCTCCCGGCAGAGGTCCGGCGTCGTCTCCGCCTCGGGAAAGCGG
It contains:
- a CDS encoding DUF2283 domain-containing protein, whose translation is MRIHYDEKADALYWRLDDSRIVESREVQPGIILDYDEQDQVVGVEILGVGKRVPLPNLKTISFQVA